In one Babylonia areolata isolate BAREFJ2019XMU chromosome 12, ASM4173473v1, whole genome shotgun sequence genomic region, the following are encoded:
- the LOC143288490 gene encoding uncharacterized protein LOC143288490: MPAFTWIVCRNSVDITCRTAITLSRLVSYAGSAVVMSIEHSRISNFSDSHLLYGILPCCLWSIVMAVQLVRTGSRVNIHIRQVDINKFLRFDLFMLLLSAVADLVAVTYLGEYVGFPVDDLHAYLHRINGCMYLGLTNIPWIGQRYRYSEDKHTILVSRVLCLMIWFGGVGFGIYKQLVPLDISTYFFMGQMFLMFFPALIAIIICQNGPFTAAFWSSQRKAVSINQQGQNQRRA; the protein is encoded by the exons ATGCCTGCTTTTACATGGATTGTGTGTCGCAACTCAGTAGACATCACCTGCAGAACAGCCATCACACTGTCTCGCTTAGTG AGTTATGCTGGATCTGCTGTTGTGATGTCTATCGAACACAGTCGTATTAGCAACTTCTCAGACTCT CACCTGTTGTACGGTATTCTGCCCTGCTGCTTGTGGTCGATAGTGATGGCAGTGCAGCTGGTGCGCACAGGCAGCCGTGTCAACATCCACATCCGTCAGGTGGACATCAACAAGTTCTTGCGTTTTGACCTCTTCATGCTGCTCCTGTCTGCTGTGGCTGACCTGGTGGCCGTTACCTATTTAGGCGAATATGTG GGCTTTCCAGTGGATGATTTGCATGCCTACCTCCATCGCATCAATGGATGTATGTACCTGGGCCTGACCAACATTCCCTGGATTGGCCAGCGCTATCGTTACAGCGAGGACAAGCACACCATCCTCGTGTCCAGAGTACTG TGTCTGATGATCTGGTTTGGTGGAGTTGGTTTTGGCATTTATAAGCAGCTGGTCCCCTTGGATATCAGCACCTACTTCTTCATGGGCCAGATGTTTCTGATGTTTTTCCCTGCACTGATCGCCATCATCATCTGCCAGAACGGACCGTTCACTGCCGCCTTCTGGTCCTCGCAGCGCAAAGCTGTCTCCATCAATCAGCAAGGACAGAACCAGAGAAGGGCCTGA